One genomic window of Candidatus Nanohalobium constans includes the following:
- a CDS encoding winged helix-turn-helix transcriptional regulator: MDERDLSPELGDLEDATEFLSRKWYPLIIFTLSEAGDLGFNDLKESIGDVSGKVLSENLSNLVEEGFVEKEVLSESPKRVKYSLTEKGTGLRPILEEMLEWAGSGEVKVLVVEDEESLADLYVNWLSSKYDVLKAVSGNEALEKIGRDVDLVVLDRELPDSSGEQISSKISEVYDCSIMFTTAHDPEVDIVDMPVDEYLTKPVSKDELLNAVSEIVDGDMTDLERNLRSLKAKKDVLESEKDLSNLEDKEKYQDLLDRIEELNRKV; this comes from the coding sequence GTGGATGAGAGAGATTTGAGTCCGGAGCTGGGGGACTTGGAGGATGCGACCGAGTTTTTGTCTCGGAAGTGGTATCCTTTGATAATTTTCACTCTTTCTGAAGCCGGTGACCTGGGTTTTAATGATTTGAAGGAGTCTATTGGCGATGTTTCTGGAAAGGTTTTGTCTGAGAATCTTTCAAACCTGGTTGAGGAAGGTTTTGTTGAAAAAGAGGTTTTAAGCGAGAGTCCTAAGAGAGTTAAGTATTCTTTGACTGAGAAAGGGACTGGTTTGAGACCTATACTTGAGGAGATGCTTGAGTGGGCGGGCAGCGGCGAGGTTAAGGTGCTTGTTGTCGAGGATGAGGAGAGTCTTGCCGATCTGTATGTTAACTGGCTGTCCTCAAAGTACGATGTACTGAAGGCTGTTTCCGGGAATGAGGCGTTAGAAAAAATAGGTAGGGATGTCGACCTTGTAGTATTGGATCGTGAACTACCTGATTCAAGCGGGGAGCAGATCTCAAGTAAGATAAGCGAGGTCTATGATTGTAGTATAATGTTTACTACTGCTCACGACCCGGAAGTTGATATCGTTGACATGCCGGTCGATGAATACCTCACCAAGCCTGTGTCAAAGGATGAACTATTGAACGCTGTTTCAGAGATTGTAGACGGCGATATGACTGATTTGGAGAGGAATCTTCGTTCTTTGAAGGCTAAGAAAGATGTTCTTGAAAGCGAGAAGGATCTTTCTAACCTTGAGGACAAGGAGAAGTATCAGGATCTTCTGGATAGGATTGAGGAGTTGAACAGGAAGGTTTAA
- a CDS encoding hybrid sensor histidine kinase/response regulator: MSLRVLVVDDDIQFLSLTARKLEEEGMQVLRAQSCSDVRNVLGSEDVDCIVTEYGLPGKPGKVLCDDLKSLSGDVPLILFTSGRDSEMVRNAFGNGVDDYVSKDSSFFKFSVLVERIRKAAEESPHNIGTKVDSSSGVEEVDVLKKVVDLLPAGVVVRDGEDRVVMANKRAAGDDTELGDVIGSRIEDSPLTGEQIKRIKETDEAAIENWDAVTVEQNFDIPGEGERYLETTKIPFNLDEGENPHLVSVLADISSRKKKERALEKVIETNRKMSEMDTKEEVKQVAVEAMCDIFDLPMCAAFEIRGREFVPEVSNFELEEVFEGTPSLSIDSSIAGEVYSDKESRIIEEVNELDPQNPDTRIASEVIVPVGGHGVLIAGSEEQKEFDQVDMYIADWFGDSVKSSLDRVEREKEILERDEKLERQEQQMDQFVRMLSHDLRNPLNIAQGYLEMLENSDEKDQVGSALNRMDEIIETVLEMAKHTKKLEKQQVDLRKLSNESWSYDYMDNAELEVVDEVTVEANKEQLKHLLENIFSNSIKHSDQSVTVRVGSTSKGFYVEDDGPGIPESERNKVFEFGYTTQDSTGIGLTIVEKIANFQGWKVKVSESTKGGARFEFET; this comes from the coding sequence ATGTCTTTGCGTGTTCTTGTGGTTGATGATGATATCCAGTTTTTGAGTTTGACGGCTCGTAAGCTGGAAGAGGAGGGTATGCAGGTTTTGAGGGCTCAGAGCTGTAGCGATGTTAGGAATGTTTTAGGCTCTGAGGATGTTGACTGTATTGTTACTGAGTATGGTCTTCCTGGGAAGCCTGGTAAAGTGTTGTGCGATGATTTGAAGTCTCTTAGTGGGGATGTGCCTTTGATTCTGTTTACATCGGGAAGGGATTCTGAAATGGTGCGGAATGCCTTTGGTAACGGTGTTGATGATTATGTTTCGAAGGATTCTTCTTTTTTCAAGTTCTCTGTTCTTGTGGAGAGGATTAGAAAGGCTGCTGAGGAGTCGCCGCATAATATAGGTACTAAGGTTGATTCTTCTTCCGGTGTTGAGGAAGTTGATGTGTTGAAGAAGGTTGTTGATTTGCTTCCGGCAGGTGTTGTTGTCAGGGATGGTGAGGACAGGGTTGTTATGGCTAACAAGAGGGCTGCTGGAGATGATACGGAGCTTGGTGATGTGATTGGTTCCAGGATTGAGGATTCTCCTCTGACTGGTGAACAGATAAAACGGATTAAGGAGACTGATGAGGCGGCGATAGAGAATTGGGATGCTGTCACGGTTGAGCAAAACTTTGATATTCCGGGTGAGGGTGAGAGATATCTTGAGACGACTAAGATACCGTTTAATCTTGATGAGGGGGAGAATCCTCATCTTGTATCGGTCTTGGCTGATATAAGTTCTAGGAAGAAGAAGGAAAGAGCTTTAGAGAAGGTGATTGAGACTAATAGGAAGATGTCTGAAATGGATACTAAAGAGGAAGTTAAGCAGGTGGCAGTGGAGGCTATGTGCGATATATTTGATCTCCCTATGTGTGCTGCGTTTGAAATCCGCGGAAGGGAGTTTGTGCCTGAGGTTTCTAATTTTGAGCTTGAGGAAGTGTTTGAGGGTACGCCATCACTAAGTATAGATTCTTCTATTGCGGGCGAGGTCTACTCTGATAAGGAGTCGCGGATCATTGAGGAGGTCAATGAGCTTGATCCTCAGAACCCTGATACTCGGATTGCGTCCGAAGTCATTGTGCCTGTTGGGGGTCACGGTGTTTTGATAGCGGGTTCGGAGGAGCAGAAGGAGTTTGATCAGGTTGATATGTATATTGCTGACTGGTTTGGGGACTCTGTGAAGTCTTCTCTTGACCGTGTGGAGCGTGAGAAAGAGATTCTGGAGAGGGATGAGAAACTGGAGCGTCAGGAACAGCAGATGGATCAGTTTGTGAGAATGCTGTCCCATGACCTTAGAAATCCTTTGAATATAGCGCAGGGCTATCTTGAAATGCTTGAAAACTCAGATGAAAAAGATCAGGTAGGTTCCGCGCTGAACAGGATGGATGAGATAATTGAAACAGTGCTGGAGATGGCGAAGCACACGAAAAAATTGGAGAAGCAGCAGGTTGACCTGAGAAAGCTGTCTAACGAATCCTGGAGCTATGACTACATGGATAACGCTGAACTTGAAGTGGTCGACGAGGTAACGGTTGAAGCCAATAAGGAGCAGCTCAAACACTTGCTGGAAAATATTTTCTCTAATTCCATCAAGCACTCAGATCAGAGTGTCACGGTCAGAGTAGGTTCTACCAGTAAAGGATTCTATGTCGAGGACGACGGTCCAGGCATACCTGAATCAGAGAGAAATAAAGTATTTGAGTTTGGATACACAACTCAGGACAGTACAGGAATCGGCTTAACCATAGTCGAGAAGATAGCAAACTTCCAAGGATGGAAAGTTAAGGTCAGTGAATCAACCAAGGGCGGAGCAAGATTCGAATTTGAAACCTGA
- a CDS encoding ATP-binding protein, with product MTDYIKRKMLEKVENHLEKEEISLIVGARQVGKTTLMQQLKEELEDDDENTLYLSMDIQEDRTHFESQQDLIDRVELEFGEEKGYVFLDEIQRKENAGLFLKGIYDRELPYKFVVSGSGSLELKENIHESLAGRKRIFELPPVSFKEFVNYETDYEYEDRLEKYFEVKKDETDRLLKKYLNYGGYPRVVTESKEEEKRRVIDEIFSSYLERDVSSFLNVRKVDAYSKLVSVLADQMGDPVSNSKLARDVGVKSTTVRNYLEYLDKTFIVEQTNPFYTNKKKEITKSPIVYFSDPGLRNYSIQRFGHLNTPSEFGELFEGFIHNFLKQETQFTGLDVRYWRTKSQAEVDFVLSAGNKVELPVEVKYKELDEPKVTKSLRSFMKKYSPEKAVVVNLSLEETVEIEETRVEFIPYTKFLYKLEEMI from the coding sequence ATGACAGACTATATCAAAAGAAAGATGCTGGAAAAAGTTGAAAACCACCTTGAAAAGGAGGAAATATCGTTGATTGTAGGTGCGAGACAGGTCGGTAAAACAACCTTGATGCAGCAACTCAAGGAAGAACTGGAGGACGACGATGAGAACACACTCTACCTCAGTATGGATATACAGGAAGACCGGACACATTTCGAGTCACAGCAGGACTTAATCGACAGAGTGGAACTGGAGTTTGGAGAGGAGAAAGGGTATGTTTTCCTTGATGAGATTCAGAGGAAGGAGAACGCTGGACTGTTCCTGAAAGGGATTTACGACCGAGAACTACCGTACAAGTTTGTAGTTTCAGGTTCAGGTAGTCTGGAACTGAAGGAGAACATCCACGAATCACTGGCTGGACGGAAAAGAATCTTCGAGCTACCGCCAGTATCCTTCAAAGAGTTTGTTAACTACGAGACCGATTACGAATACGAGGACAGACTGGAGAAATACTTCGAAGTTAAAAAAGATGAGACAGATCGTTTACTGAAGAAATACTTGAACTATGGAGGCTATCCTCGTGTAGTAACTGAATCAAAAGAAGAGGAGAAACGCAGAGTTATCGATGAAATATTCTCCAGTTACTTGGAGAGAGATGTATCAAGCTTCCTGAATGTTCGAAAAGTTGATGCTTACTCCAAGCTCGTATCCGTTCTCGCAGACCAAATGGGCGATCCAGTCAGCAATTCCAAACTGGCAAGGGATGTCGGAGTAAAATCAACCACTGTCAGGAACTACCTGGAATACCTGGACAAGACCTTCATCGTAGAGCAGACGAATCCTTTCTACACCAATAAGAAGAAAGAGATAACTAAGTCGCCTATAGTCTATTTCTCTGATCCAGGATTGAGGAATTATAGTATTCAGAGGTTCGGACACTTGAATACACCTTCCGAATTCGGAGAACTGTTCGAAGGATTCATTCATAACTTCTTGAAGCAGGAGACGCAGTTCACTGGTCTTGATGTAAGGTACTGGAGGACTAAATCTCAGGCGGAGGTAGATTTCGTCCTTTCGGCAGGAAACAAGGTAGAACTACCTGTAGAAGTAAAGTACAAAGAACTGGACGAACCAAAGGTTACAAAGTCGCTGCGAAGCTTCATGAAAAAATACAGCCCCGAAAAAGCAGTAGTAGTCAACCTTTCACTCGAAGAAACAGTGGAAATAGAAGAAACCCGGGTAGAGTTTATACCCTACACTAAGTTCCTATACAAATTGGAAGAAATGATATAG
- a CDS encoding PGF-pre-PGF domain-containing protein → MKMNKSGFAKFGLVLTLLMISFGFSAAQTGAPGKPASFYGDAVDENGNGIPVSSSIVAVTDGEVIGSIEIADTGVYGSEAPMAEKLSVNSGAGDEVSFRVNSSDGVESVDSPYSLESGTQNIDLVFPDDTFAPQESEDGSGSDDDSSDSSDGSDDTDPGGTLPPSDDKPEPKQVDAEVDPETGQASAQVDQVEENQQVQVNIPDTEEAESTVEQVSFTSSSSSDSVSVSVSDLGTDRPETVSEDAGSDVYSYQQIDVEGVEDEDITESNVKFKVQKSYLDDRGRSPEDVVMKRYNDQNWQELDTRIGEELDNSYRFEASSTGFSYYAIALQEQENETQGEPNIQTSSLNVQPLEGTPPFDVTIDVTVENTGDAEGTQEVEVTLGDEVIKSETVSLEAGEERTLSYNYTVEQSGSLSFSAGNQSTTVEASQKGTPMLPVAVALLIVAILGVVGYTQRETIQDKVEDLRE, encoded by the coding sequence ATGAAGATGAATAAAAGCGGATTTGCGAAGTTTGGATTAGTTTTAACTCTGTTAATGATTAGTTTTGGATTCTCAGCTGCTCAAACTGGTGCTCCGGGAAAACCCGCTAGCTTCTACGGTGATGCAGTGGATGAAAACGGTAATGGAATTCCTGTTTCAAGTAGTATAGTGGCAGTCACAGATGGCGAGGTTATAGGATCTATCGAAATAGCTGATACCGGAGTTTATGGGTCTGAAGCTCCTATGGCGGAAAAGCTATCTGTGAATAGTGGAGCAGGGGACGAAGTAAGTTTCAGAGTGAACTCATCAGATGGAGTCGAATCGGTAGATAGTCCTTACAGTTTGGAATCGGGAACTCAGAATATAGATTTGGTATTCCCTGATGATACTTTTGCCCCTCAAGAATCAGAAGATGGTTCTGGAAGCGATGATGATTCCAGTGATAGTTCCGATGGTTCAGATGACACAGATCCAGGTGGAACTTTACCGCCTTCGGATGACAAGCCTGAGCCAAAACAGGTTGACGCTGAGGTAGATCCTGAGACTGGTCAAGCCTCTGCACAGGTTGACCAGGTTGAGGAGAACCAGCAGGTTCAGGTCAACATCCCTGACACCGAAGAAGCTGAGTCCACAGTTGAGCAGGTCAGCTTCACTTCAAGCAGTTCATCCGACAGCGTCTCAGTTTCGGTAAGCGATCTCGGAACAGACAGACCTGAAACAGTTTCGGAAGATGCTGGTTCAGATGTCTACAGCTACCAGCAGATCGATGTCGAGGGAGTTGAAGACGAGGACATTACAGAGTCAAATGTCAAGTTCAAAGTCCAGAAAAGCTACCTTGACGATAGAGGTAGAAGTCCTGAAGATGTAGTGATGAAACGCTACAACGACCAGAACTGGCAGGAACTGGACACGAGAATCGGTGAAGAACTTGACAACAGTTATAGGTTTGAGGCAAGTTCGACAGGTTTCTCCTACTACGCAATCGCACTCCAAGAACAGGAGAACGAGACACAGGGAGAACCAAACATCCAGACCTCCTCGCTGAATGTTCAGCCTTTAGAGGGAACTCCTCCGTTTGATGTAACAATCGATGTTACAGTTGAGAACACCGGAGACGCTGAAGGAACACAGGAAGTCGAAGTAACACTCGGAGACGAAGTCATCAAATCCGAGACCGTCAGCCTTGAAGCTGGAGAGGAAAGAACCCTCAGCTACAACTACACAGTAGAACAGTCTGGAAGCCTATCCTTCTCGGCAGGCAACCAGTCAACAACAGTCGAAGCCTCTCAGAAAGGAACACCGATGCTTCCTGTAGCAGTCGCACTACTGATTGTAGCAATCTTAGGCGTGGTCGGCTACACTCAGAGAGAAACCATTCAAGACAAGGTTGAAGACCTCAGAGAGTAA
- a CDS encoding beta strand repeat-containing protein, whose translation MTNSNTSHTQKILLTTLTLLFLTGFSAATQSIADGNVGDLDKALGAQTQDITFTLEDGTDYDGSSGGEATVDIDVTTADSGLTVSSATLDTLSGSSAGDVSSSGNNGVAVTSNTVTLTLDESTLSSSDSTVDVTLTLDDVDASSANTGDTSYDVVSNGDGGGSVSGETESASFTITDASITFNSADLTSNDDVKVSPTASNTGGDVYVEITEADSSTVVGSATLNNGGSQQSITLDSPGEVSDGETLTATMYDSSGGTQLDTATASASQTQSVSGTVFESDGSTPVSSGTVELYEGQQNTDGTADSTVDLSSNSGTYTFNDVAEGDVTIDVTGVDNHEDKSTTFTLSAGEDRTEDFSLDQSATFEAVINSGNTDDSVDQEGTLTVEAKISNVGDVSGTKDVSLEFPDGNTVDTNSDVTISAGSSSTETLTASGSETEVSSGSQTAKVVTEDDTATTSVKVNPVLDKVQVNQDSVEVGQNSALTVDLTGAKDLAGDNFTKSATVNFDTSNFAGTGDSASTSTSPTFDANGDVGGVTVLDSSGTQIQAESEVTVNAGTQLPGSGDSFTANITQVAKTITAESNTTSSDEAVADGDEEVKFTTTVTDYSGDGIEGATVSVDSGQDEGSLSDISSGDTAETNSNGEATFTATSTNSGDYTVQFSTIAGDVTSDTATAHFKPGVTDYLEITTTPSASEAGSESTEFVVTRYDANDNAVTSGSLNVDLSTNSTGENAEFRDSSSGSSTTTVTITGGPSTENFFYYDENAGDHSLTVNASDITADSVTHTVEPAAHTGYSVEPAALTQEAGTPFEVEVKAIDDYSNTVKSIDETLNGYTFTYSNPSNAPNGTSPTYPSDLSFTDGAATGSVTLVAAKDTTLKVEDGQNTPVSGTSSTITVESAAADSVSVNSEPSDSEAGSSISGTPTAKVTDEFGNAVEGVNVSVAEASGYEFDAGTTTVSTDGSGLAEFSNLQINTADTGYQLNFSIDSSADNVIDSPSTQLVQSSEFEVSPASASDVVNLSINQDFVGVVTNQGLMEISGTVVDEFGNTLQTSQGLDVHIRGTTFNKTGNGDFTAFIVPSNIGATETGSADVNVTLDGQSDVLASGEVNLVHEAFYLEEGFNLRSVPQPASLDLEGVDSVTAWNPSEGSYEEPSVGEGEMLENVSDLHRGMYFEAANSYARVGYTFETDAEKLSPGEVEMVNGWHLVGSNFDISETSDNSDVSTGGERSLDTDLQGLQNIGLDDGLTAYPEDLSASISGSKAVSGFAAYWVNVENPEYRNRAILTPNYIPGDRTSFRGLS comes from the coding sequence ATGACAAACTCTAACACCTCACACACACAAAAAATACTTTTAACAACTCTAACACTACTTTTCCTAACAGGATTCTCGGCAGCAACTCAATCTATTGCAGACGGTAATGTCGGCGATCTTGATAAGGCTCTGGGAGCCCAAACTCAGGACATCACATTTACATTAGAGGACGGCACCGACTACGATGGCAGTTCAGGTGGTGAAGCTACTGTTGATATTGATGTCACTACTGCAGATAGTGGTTTAACAGTTAGTAGTGCGACTTTAGACACATTATCTGGGTCATCTGCGGGAGATGTTTCTTCAAGCGGAAACAACGGTGTAGCGGTAACCAGTAATACAGTTACGCTAACACTCGATGAGTCAACTTTGTCAAGCTCGGATTCTACAGTTGACGTCACTCTAACTCTTGATGATGTTGACGCAAGTAGTGCAAATACTGGAGATACGAGTTATGATGTAGTCTCAAATGGCGACGGTGGAGGATCAGTAAGTGGAGAAACTGAGTCAGCTTCCTTCACCATCACCGATGCATCAATCACGTTTAATTCAGCCGATTTGACAAGTAACGATGATGTAAAGGTTAGCCCAACGGCCTCAAACACCGGAGGCGATGTATATGTTGAAATCACTGAAGCAGATAGCAGTACTGTCGTTGGCTCTGCAACTTTGAACAACGGTGGAAGCCAGCAATCAATTACACTTGATTCTCCAGGAGAAGTCAGTGATGGAGAGACATTAACAGCAACAATGTACGACTCTAGCGGAGGAACTCAACTTGATACTGCTACTGCGAGTGCATCTCAGACGCAGTCGGTTAGTGGAACAGTCTTCGAAAGCGATGGCTCCACACCAGTCAGTTCAGGAACAGTTGAACTTTACGAAGGACAACAAAACACAGATGGAACAGCTGATTCAACAGTAGACCTAAGTTCAAACAGTGGCACTTACACTTTCAATGATGTCGCTGAAGGCGACGTGACTATTGATGTCACTGGAGTCGATAACCATGAAGATAAATCGACCACGTTTACTTTGAGTGCTGGTGAAGATCGTACTGAAGACTTCAGTCTTGATCAATCGGCAACATTTGAAGCAGTTATTAATAGTGGAAATACGGATGATTCCGTTGATCAGGAGGGCACTTTGACAGTCGAAGCAAAGATAAGCAACGTAGGAGATGTCTCAGGAACTAAAGATGTAAGTTTGGAGTTCCCAGATGGAAATACAGTTGACACAAATAGCGACGTTACAATTTCAGCAGGTTCGTCCAGCACTGAGACACTAACTGCAAGTGGATCAGAAACAGAAGTATCTTCAGGAAGCCAGACTGCTAAAGTGGTTACTGAGGACGATACAGCCACAACTTCAGTGAAAGTCAATCCTGTTCTCGACAAAGTTCAGGTTAATCAGGATTCAGTCGAAGTAGGACAGAATAGTGCTTTGACAGTTGATTTGACAGGAGCGAAAGATCTGGCAGGAGATAACTTCACAAAATCAGCTACAGTGAACTTTGATACCAGTAACTTCGCAGGTACTGGTGATTCTGCCTCGACTTCTACTTCACCAACATTTGATGCAAATGGAGATGTTGGGGGAGTAACAGTTCTTGATAGTTCAGGAACCCAGATTCAGGCTGAATCAGAAGTCACCGTTAATGCAGGAACTCAGCTTCCAGGAAGCGGAGATAGCTTCACGGCTAATATCACGCAGGTAGCAAAAACCATCACTGCTGAGTCGAATACCACATCAAGCGATGAAGCAGTTGCAGATGGAGATGAGGAAGTTAAGTTCACAACTACAGTAACTGATTACAGCGGTGATGGTATTGAAGGAGCAACGGTCTCAGTAGATAGTGGTCAGGACGAAGGAAGTCTAAGCGACATTAGTTCAGGAGACACAGCAGAGACCAATTCGAACGGAGAAGCCACATTTACAGCAACTTCGACCAACAGCGGAGATTACACAGTTCAGTTCTCCACAATAGCTGGAGATGTAACTTCAGACACAGCAACAGCTCACTTCAAGCCAGGCGTAACAGATTACTTGGAGATTACAACAACTCCAAGTGCAAGTGAAGCCGGCTCAGAGTCAACGGAATTTGTAGTGACTCGGTACGATGCAAACGACAACGCAGTTACCAGCGGAAGTTTAAACGTGGATCTATCAACAAACTCCACAGGAGAGAACGCAGAGTTTAGAGATTCTTCATCAGGAAGCTCAACCACCACAGTAACCATTACTGGTGGTCCCAGCACAGAGAACTTCTTCTATTATGATGAGAATGCTGGAGATCATTCACTTACCGTCAACGCATCAGACATCACAGCAGATTCAGTAACTCATACAGTTGAACCTGCAGCACACACAGGTTACTCTGTAGAACCTGCAGCCCTAACGCAGGAAGCAGGAACACCATTCGAAGTAGAGGTCAAAGCCATTGACGATTACAGTAACACCGTCAAAAGTATCGACGAAACCCTGAATGGCTACACCTTCACATATAGCAATCCAAGTAATGCGCCAAATGGAACAAGTCCAACTTACCCATCTGACCTAAGTTTCACAGATGGAGCTGCAACAGGAAGTGTGACTCTGGTCGCAGCTAAAGACACAACTCTGAAAGTAGAAGACGGTCAGAATACACCAGTCTCAGGCACAAGCAGTACAATAACAGTTGAATCTGCTGCAGCTGACTCAGTTTCAGTCAACTCTGAGCCTTCAGATTCAGAAGCCGGATCAAGTATCTCAGGAACACCAACAGCTAAGGTAACGGATGAGTTTGGAAACGCTGTTGAAGGTGTTAATGTAAGTGTTGCTGAGGCAAGCGGATATGAGTTCGATGCAGGAACAACTACAGTATCAACTGATGGCAGTGGACTCGCTGAATTCAGCAATCTACAGATTAACACGGCGGACACAGGTTACCAGTTGAACTTCAGTATTGATAGTTCGGCTGACAATGTGATTGATAGTCCGTCAACTCAGCTTGTTCAGTCGAGCGAGTTCGAAGTCAGCCCTGCTTCAGCAAGTGATGTAGTGAACCTGAGTATAAATCAGGATTTTGTTGGGGTTGTAACTAACCAAGGACTCATGGAGATTTCAGGAACAGTTGTCGACGAATTTGGCAACACACTCCAGACTTCTCAGGGTCTCGATGTACATATCAGAGGGACTACATTCAATAAAACTGGAAATGGAGATTTCACAGCTTTTATCGTACCATCCAACATTGGAGCTACAGAGACAGGTAGTGCGGATGTGAATGTCACGCTCGATGGACAATCAGATGTTCTTGCATCTGGCGAGGTAAACTTGGTTCATGAAGCCTTCTATTTGGAGGAAGGTTTCAACCTGAGATCAGTTCCTCAGCCTGCAAGTCTTGATCTTGAAGGCGTTGACTCTGTAACTGCTTGGAACCCAAGCGAAGGAAGCTACGAAGAACCTTCAGTAGGTGAAGGAGAGATGCTTGAGAATGTAAGTGACCTTCACAGAGGAATGTACTTCGAGGCAGCCAACAGCTATGCAAGAGTCGGTTACACCTTCGAGACAGATGCAGAAAAACTTTCACCAGGAGAAGTTGAGATGGTGAACGGATGGCATCTTGTAGGAAGCAACTTTGACATCTCAGAGACTTCAGATAACTCTGATGTAAGTACAGGTGGAGAGAGATCTCTTGACACAGACCTTCAGGGTCTTCAGAACATAGGTTTGGATGATGGACTTACAGCTTACCCAGAAGATCTTTCAGCTTCAATCTCTGGAAGTAAGGCAGTTTCAGGATTTGCTGCCTACTGGGTAAATGTTGAAAACCCTGAATACAGAAACAGAGCAATTCTGACTCCTAACTACATCCCAGGAGACAGAACCTCTTTTAGAGGACTCTCGTAG
- a CDS encoding NAD-dependent epimerase/dehydratase family protein: protein MKILVAGTGFIGSKLVERLEQEHRVKTLDRNTGDYQQDITKDFKIEEEFDVVFHTIGLAPGMNSEEAYRQVHVKGTENLLNAVKSDKIIYISALKAGEIPHSFFQTKKQAEKLVKNDGRDYTILRPSTVYGEGNKLMEMIRTAAPLRVFPNIKTETQPIHIDDLTEILAKSTEEFDGETLEAAGPEKMNVAEMARKIYAEEGFKCLLLPAPRFLQETGLKILPFSGPFSRENIYLLRQQNTVENNDAARILESLTEI, encoded by the coding sequence GTGAAAATACTCGTAGCAGGTACAGGCTTCATAGGTTCCAAACTCGTAGAAAGGCTTGAACAGGAACACCGGGTCAAGACGCTGGACAGAAATACTGGTGACTACCAGCAGGATATCACCAAAGACTTCAAAATAGAGGAAGAATTTGATGTAGTATTCCATACAATCGGCTTAGCTCCTGGCATGAATTCCGAAGAAGCATACAGACAGGTACATGTCAAAGGCACGGAAAACCTGTTGAACGCTGTCAAATCCGACAAAATAATCTACATATCTGCCCTAAAAGCAGGTGAAATACCGCACAGCTTCTTCCAGACCAAAAAACAGGCAGAAAAACTTGTCAAAAACGATGGAAGAGACTATACAATCCTAAGACCTTCTACAGTATACGGAGAGGGAAACAAGCTGATGGAAATGATAAGAACTGCAGCACCGCTTAGAGTCTTCCCAAACATCAAGACAGAGACACAGCCAATACATATAGACGACCTAACAGAAATACTAGCCAAATCAACAGAAGAATTTGATGGGGAAACCCTGGAAGCTGCAGGACCAGAAAAAATGAATGTAGCAGAAATGGCAAGAAAAATATACGCGGAAGAAGGATTCAAATGCCTGCTCCTACCAGCACCTAGATTCCTGCAGGAAACAGGACTCAAAATTCTACCTTTTTCAGGACCTTTCAGCAGAGAAAACATCTATTTGCTAAGACAACAAAACACGGTAGAAAATAACGATGCTGCCAGGATACTTGAGAGCCTGACAGAGATCTAA
- a CDS encoding YciE/YciF ferroxidase family protein: MDDKIDSSYDLFVHDLKSMLYLERRLMDELESMSGEVTSDKLRDALLEHQEETSDQVDRLERIFNIMGVDAESHVTADFRGIFEEAEQLNERIDEVELINIAFLNSAKKVEHIEVSSYKSMIDMAERFDMDDDVIDLLEDSLEEEKDARDKLERMSKSSWWEKMVENLMP, encoded by the coding sequence ATGGATGATAAGATTGATAGTTCGTACGACCTGTTTGTACATGATTTGAAATCTATGCTTTACCTGGAGAGAAGGTTGATGGATGAATTAGAGTCTATGTCAGGTGAAGTTACGAGTGATAAGTTGAGGGATGCTTTGCTGGAGCATCAGGAGGAAACTTCGGATCAGGTCGATCGTTTGGAGAGAATTTTCAATATTATGGGCGTGGATGCCGAATCACATGTGACAGCTGATTTCAGAGGGATTTTTGAAGAAGCTGAGCAGCTTAACGAAAGGATTGATGAAGTGGAATTGATTAACATCGCTTTTCTGAACTCAGCGAAGAAAGTGGAGCACATCGAAGTCAGCAGCTACAAAAGTATGATCGATATGGCAGAAAGATTTGATATGGACGATGATGTAATAGATCTCTTGGAAGACAGCCTTGAAGAGGAAAAAGATGCAAGAGATAAGCTGGAAAGGATGTCCAAAAGCTCTTGGTGGGAAAAGATGGTTGAAAACCTGATGCCTTAA